One Gemmatimonadota bacterium genomic region harbors:
- a CDS encoding DUF362 domain-containing protein — MASSREAGARRVALVRQNGRLQESVRAALAECGILARITAGTRVALKPNFTYPYYKPGVTTSPAVIRAAVQVLKEYTEHIAIVEGDGGSYLWKAEEAFDGHGIRELEAEFGVTAVNLIHEPAEYISFRTRGGDYRLPLPARLLHETDLLISMPVPKVHAITRLTLGYKNQWGCLVEPMRLRHHHVFNDAIVAINRVLKPVVLADGTYFLDRNGPMDGQPVRMDLILAATDPGAFDRYVSELMGISWRAIPHLRRAAALGDLPRDLAEIEFRVSPAEARAPTFRLQRTLKNWVAVAGFNSRVLTWLLYDSWLGRVVIHGLMYAVTGPPLQDRTPASPGPARAPVPR; from the coding sequence ATGGCAAGTAGTCGAGAGGCAGGAGCACGGCGCGTGGCGCTCGTGCGGCAGAACGGCCGGCTGCAGGAGAGCGTCCGCGCTGCGCTCGCGGAGTGCGGGATTCTGGCGCGCATTACGGCGGGCACGCGAGTGGCGCTCAAGCCGAACTTCACCTACCCCTACTACAAGCCGGGCGTCACCACCTCGCCGGCCGTGATCCGTGCGGCCGTCCAGGTCCTGAAGGAGTACACCGAGCACATAGCCATCGTCGAGGGCGATGGAGGCTCGTACCTGTGGAAAGCCGAGGAGGCCTTCGACGGCCATGGCATCCGCGAGCTGGAGGCCGAGTTCGGGGTGACGGCGGTCAACCTCATCCATGAGCCGGCGGAGTACATCAGCTTCCGGACGCGAGGCGGCGATTACCGGCTTCCCCTGCCGGCCCGGTTGCTGCACGAGACCGATCTCCTGATCTCGATGCCCGTGCCCAAGGTACACGCCATCACCCGGCTCACCCTCGGCTACAAGAATCAGTGGGGCTGCCTGGTCGAGCCGATGCGGCTGCGGCACCACCATGTTTTCAACGACGCCATCGTCGCCATCAACCGTGTGCTGAAGCCGGTTGTTCTGGCGGACGGCACCTATTTCCTGGACCGCAACGGCCCCATGGACGGCCAACCGGTGCGCATGGACCTGATCCTGGCGGCCACGGATCCCGGTGCTTTCGACCGCTACGTCTCCGAGCTCATGGGTATCTCCTGGCGCGCCATCCCTCACCTGCGCCGCGCCGCCGCGTTGGGCGATTTGCCGCGCGACCTTGCGGAAATCGAGTTCCGCGTGTCTCCGGCCGAGGCGCGGGCGCCAACGTTCCGGCTGCAGCGGACCTTGAAGAACTGGGTGGCCGTCGCAGGGTTCAACAGCCGGGTGCTGACCTGGCTGCTCTACGATTCCTGGTTGGGGCGCGTCGTGATCCACGGGCTGATGTACGCCGTCACTGGACCACCGCTCCAGGATCGGACGCCAGCCAGCCCGGGTCCCGCGCGGGCTCCGGTACCGCGCTGA
- a CDS encoding glycosyltransferase produces the protein ADLFTDGREGFLVPARDALAIRERMEWLLDHPHERENMGNAARARVVALGGWRGYGERVERVYLELLARD, from the coding sequence GCGGATCTGTTCACAGACGGGCGCGAGGGATTCCTTGTGCCGGCCAGGGACGCGCTGGCGATTCGCGAGCGGATGGAATGGCTGCTGGACCACCCGCATGAGCGGGAGAACATGGGGAATGCCGCGCGTGCGCGCGTCGTCGCGCTGGGCGGCTGGCGAGGATACGGGGAGCGAGTGGAGCGGGTTTACCTCGAGTTGCTGGCGAGAGATTGA